The sequence ATTCGTAATGTGGTTAAACACCTGGATGAAAACGTCAAAATTCGCTCGGAATGGGACAAGTTGATTGTGCGCAGTCAGCTTGATGAGCATCGCCAAGCCATGATTGATATTTTGGCGTGTGTGCCCGGCATACAGTCCTTTTTAGAAGTACAAGAGCATACCGTTACCACACTCGATGAGATTTTAACTCACGCCGAACTGGCGTTTGGTAGCTTGCTGGAAGGCAAAACCTTTTGTGTGCGCGCAAAACGTCGCGGTCAGCAAGTCTTTAGCTCGCTAGACGTAGAGCGTTATGTGGGCGGCGGCTTAAACCAGCGCTGTAATACCGCTGGTGTGAAATTGAAAAATCCAGACATTCAAGTGAATCTTGAGCTGGAAGGCGAGCGTTTGTACTTAGTCAATCAGCAATACGCAGGCTTAGGCGGTTATCCCATCGCCACTCAAGAAAGCGTGCTTAGCCTGATATCAGGCGGTTATGACTCGGGTGTGTCTTCGTATCAATTTATTAAGCGCGGCAGCCGCGTGCATTACTGCTTCTTTAACCTCGGCGGCCCTGAGCATGAAGCGGGCGTGCGCGAGGTGACTTACTACCTGTGGAAAAAGTATGGCTCCTCGCACCGGGTGAAGTTTATTTCGGTGCCCTTTGAGGGGGTGGTTGGTGAGATCCTAGAAAAAGTCGAAAACGGTTATATGGGCGTGATCCTCAAGCGCATGATGATGCGTGCTGGAGCAGTCGTGGCAGAAAAGCTGGCCATTAATGCGCTGGTTACCGGTGAGGCCATGGGCCAAGTATCCAGCCAAACCGTGACCAACTTAAATGTGATTGACCGAGTCACCGATATGTTGATCATGCGCCCGTTAGTGGCCTCTGATAAGCAAGATATTATCAATATCGCGCGCCAGATTGGTACTGCCTCTTATGCTGAAAAGATGCCTGAATATTGCGGCGTTATTTCTAATAGCCCCACCATTAAAGCCAAACTGGGCCGGGTAACCGAGGCTGAAAATAACTTTGATTTTAGTGTGCTTGAGAACGCCATTGACGCCGCCTTCGTGGAAGATATACGCGAACTTGAGCATAAACGAGTGCTGCCCGAGGTGGAGTTTACCGCCAGTGTGGGTGATGGCGAGCCTAATGAAGTGATCTTAGATATTCGCCCCCAGAAGAAGAAGAAGCGGCCCCATTAAGCGTGGTTGGCCGTGAAATAAAGGTGATACCTTTCTTTAAGCTCTCGACTCAGTTTAGTGAGTTAGACGCCAGCAAAACCTATCTCTTATATTGTGATCGCGGCGTAATGAGCCGTTTGCAGGCCATTCACTTAAAAGAGCAAGGCTTTGATAATGTGAAGGTGTATAAGCCCTAACACAAAGCTGTAAGCGGTAAGTGAAAAAATGCCCCAGCATACTGCACGAATGTAGTCGCGTGCTTTAGCCGCGAAAACCTGCGCCGCAGGTTCTGATGCAGCAAAGTTCTTGCTTTGCGATGTCTACCCTGCTAACCCTATACGGCTTATAAAGACATCGAAAACAAAAACGCCATCCTTAATCGGATGGCGTTTTTTATGGTCACTGCACAGTGTTAAGGATTAATTAAGCATTAAAATTAACCATTCAACATTGCCGTTTACGGCCTTACGCTTCGCGGCGTTTGATCTCGTCATACAACTGCTGGCTTACCGGTACCGGTATGCCGTCTGCGTGCTTGAGAATAAATCCCGTAATGTAATCAATTTCAGTTTTACGGCCATTGGCTAAATCTTGCTGCATTGAAGAGTAGTTAATGGCCGTTTCTTCGATCACTTGCTGCAAGCGGCGACGAAATGCGTCTTTAGACTCGGCGTCACTGCCGTTTAAGCGGGCTATCACTTGATAAACTTCGTCGGTCAGTTGCTCCAGCACATCATGGAATCTGGGCTCAACTAATTGACCATTGCTAATATTGTTATAAGCGGTGAGTGGATTGATAACCGCATTCACGGCCAGCTTATGGCGTTGGTGCAAGGCTATATCGTCACTCCATTCACAATGGCCTAAAGATGCAGCTAAAGGCTTAAGCAAATGGGTCCATTCTTTACCGGCTTCATTTAAGGCGCCTAACCAAGTCTCGCCTTTGCCCGTATGGCGTACTAGCCAGTCTTGCTCTTTCATGGCGCCGTGGCTACAAACGCCTACTAGTAAGGGGTTATCAGGCATTAACTCTTTAACTTGCTCGGTTAAGCCCATGCCATTGTTAAATAAAATAATCGGGGTGCTTTTAGGTAAATGCTGCAGCTCTTTAAGGGCGCCGAGCACATGATAAGCTTTGGTGAACACCATTAAGCATTCTACTTTGCGTGCGTGTTCAGGAAAGCGAGGTTGGCTTTGAATAAGCTGATGGCGGCCACTAAGTGTAATTAAATCCAAATTTGGATGAAAGTGACCCCGATGACGCTCAGAAAGCATAAAGCCAACTCGTTCACCTTTTTGGTGGAGTTGGCCCGCGATAACACAGCCTAGAGCCCCGGCTCCAAGAATGGTCCATTCCGTCATCACTCTATTCCCTAAATTTTGTTATTATGCGTGTATGTAGTTAATCATATACGTTAGCTGTGAAATTTCATTGTTGCCAGTGTATTTTTTTATCGCTGTCGATTAATAAAACCGTTTAAAGGAGCCAGCATGCCGTCTTTTGATGTTGTGTCTGAAGTAGAGATGAATGAAGTACGTAATGCGGTCGAGAATGCCAACCGCGAATTGGAAACCCGTTTTGACTTTCGTGGTGTTGAAGCCAACTTTGAGCTGAAAGATGAGAAGGTAAAACTGAGTGCTGACGCTGAGTTTCAGTTACAACAGATGCGAGACATACTGCGGGGAGCCTTGATTAAGCGAGGCATAGATACCAAGGTATTGGATCCGGGAAGCATAGTGCGCTCAGGTAAACGCCATATTCAGGAAATGGGGTTCAAACAAGGTATCGAGACGGCGCTTGCTAAGACGCTGGTCAAGCAGATCAAGGACAGTAAAATTAAGGTGCAGGCGTCTATTCAGGGTGAGCAGCTACGTATCACTGGCAAAAAGCGTGATGATCTACAGCAAGTCATGGCGTTACTGCGCGGCTCAGAACAAGAGCAACCGCTGCAGTTTAATAACTTTCGCGATTAATCTTTGAGCGTGAAGAGTGAAGGATAAAAGGGAAAGATAAATCCAAAACATGCAACTAGCCCGTCATAAAAAATACCAGCTTTTGGCTGGTATTTTTTTATTTAAAATTCAACATTCACAATTCAGCATTTTATTAGCTGGGCGCTTGGTGCTCGGCGCTCGGCACCGCCTTATCCACCCGCCAGATCAGCCACAGCACCGGCAGGCCAATCACGGCGGTGGCGATAAAGAAGGGTGCGTAACCAAAGGCATCCACGGCCACACCGGAAAAACCGGCCAAAAATTTAGGGAACAACATCATAATGGAGCTGAACAGCGCATACTGAGTGGCAGAAAACGCCACATTAGTCAGGCTAGACAAATAAGTAATAAAAGCCGCGGTGGCAATACCAGCACTGAGGTTATCCAGCGAGATAATCACCGTTAACAGCTGCACATTCGGGCCAAATTGAGTCATTAGCGCAAACATTAAGTTAGTGGTGGCTGCTAACACGGCGCCCAACATCAGAATGCGTGTAGTGCCAAAGCGGCTGACTAATACCCCACCCAAAGCCGCCCCCACCAGCGTCATGATGACGCCATACACTTTAGTTACGGTGGCAATTTGTGATTTGCTAAAGCCCATGTCCACGTAAAACGGATTAGCCATCACCCCCATCACCACATCGGATATCCGATAGCAGGCAATCAGCGCCAAAATAATTAGCGCTTGCTTACCAAAGCGGGTAAAGAAGTCGAGAAAGGGCGCCACCAAAGCGCTGTACATAAACGACAATGCACTAGCGGCGCGCGGTGAACGGCCCGCCGCAATTAATTGCTCACGATGCAAAGCTTGGCTGCTGGCTTGGTTGCGCAAGTCCACATCTGGCTCATGTAATAACAGGCAGGTGAGCACGCCCACTAGCATAAAGCCGGCCATGCACAGATACGCGGTTTGCCAGCCCAGAGGATCATAGCCTAAGTCAGAGCCTGCCCATGCGGCCATGGCTAAAGCGCCGGCGCCGGCCATGATCATGCCTAAGCGATAACCCATCATATAAGCGGCGGCCAGTGCGCCTTGTAAGCGCACCGGTGCTGCTTCTATGCGATAGGCATCAATCACAATATCTTGGGTTGCCGATGCTAAAGCCACGCTCAAGGCAAACAGCGCTAACTGCACCAGCTGAGTTTGCGGATCTGAATAGGCCATGCCCGCCAATGCGACCATAATAATAAGCTGTGACAGCAGCATCCAGCTACGTCGGCGGCCCATCAGGCGCGCCAGAAGGGGCAGTCGAAACCGGTCCACCAAGGGCGCCCACAGCACTTTTATGCCGTACGCCAAGGCCACCCAGCTAAAAAAGCCAATGCTAGTACGGCTCACACCGGCTTCGCGTAACCAAAATGACAGCGTGCCAAACACCAGCAGTATCGGTAAGCCGGAAGAAAAGCCCAGTGCCAACAAGGTCAGCACGCGCCGCTCGGTATAAAGCGCGAGTTGCTGAGCCCAGCTGGGTTTGGTGTCGCTGTTAATTGGCGTCATCGTTTACTTTTTGACTACTGTTGCAACAGGTGCGGTGGCATAAGCCTGAGCGGTCTTGCTACCAGAGTCTGCGGCGTCTGGGTCTAAACGGCGCACGCTTTGCAGTATGATATCTTGCTTAGGCACATCGCGGGCCCGCATGGTTAAGTTCATGCCGGTGGGCACCTTGGCCATCTTCTCTAACACTTCTTCGCCCAAGGTTAGCTGACCAAACACCGTATAACCGGCGGCGCGGCCGCCATTAAGGGAGTGGTTATCGTTAAAGTTGATGTAGAACTGGCGAGTCGCACTATTAGGATCTTGGGTGCGCGCCATGGCAATGCTGCCGGTGACGTTTTTCAGGCCGTTG comes from Oceanisphaera profunda and encodes:
- a CDS encoding ketopantoate reductase family protein, translating into MTEWTILGAGALGCVIAGQLHQKGERVGFMLSERHRGHFHPNLDLITLSGRHQLIQSQPRFPEHARKVECLMVFTKAYHVLGALKELQHLPKSTPIILFNNGMGLTEQVKELMPDNPLLVGVCSHGAMKEQDWLVRHTGKGETWLGALNEAGKEWTHLLKPLAASLGHCEWSDDIALHQRHKLAVNAVINPLTAYNNISNGQLVEPRFHDVLEQLTDEVYQVIARLNGSDAESKDAFRRRLQQVIEETAINYSSMQQDLANGRKTEIDYITGFILKHADGIPVPVSQQLYDEIKRREA
- a CDS encoding YajQ family cyclic di-GMP-binding protein — its product is MPSFDVVSEVEMNEVRNAVENANRELETRFDFRGVEANFELKDEKVKLSADAEFQLQQMRDILRGALIKRGIDTKVLDPGSIVRSGKRHIQEMGFKQGIETALAKTLVKQIKDSKIKVQASIQGEQLRITGKKRDDLQQVMALLRGSEQEQPLQFNNFRD
- a CDS encoding AmpG family muropeptide MFS transporter translates to MTPINSDTKPSWAQQLALYTERRVLTLLALGFSSGLPILLVFGTLSFWLREAGVSRTSIGFFSWVALAYGIKVLWAPLVDRFRLPLLARLMGRRRSWMLLSQLIIMVALAGMAYSDPQTQLVQLALFALSVALASATQDIVIDAYRIEAAPVRLQGALAAAYMMGYRLGMIMAGAGALAMAAWAGSDLGYDPLGWQTAYLCMAGFMLVGVLTCLLLHEPDVDLRNQASSQALHREQLIAAGRSPRAASALSFMYSALVAPFLDFFTRFGKQALIILALIACYRISDVVMGVMANPFYVDMGFSKSQIATVTKVYGVIMTLVGAALGGVLVSRFGTTRILMLGAVLAATTNLMFALMTQFGPNVQLLTVIISLDNLSAGIATAAFITYLSSLTNVAFSATQYALFSSIMMLFPKFLAGFSGVAVDAFGYAPFFIATAVIGLPVLWLIWRVDKAVPSAEHQAPS
- a CDS encoding peptidylprolyl isomerase, coding for MKSVMLFAASLLAATSAWAGPKVELVTNMGTMQVELNEAAAPATVANFLRYVDDGSYEGSIFHRLIPGFMVQGGGFDTNYQPLPTYSPVVNESNNGLKNVTGSIAMARTQDPNSATRQFYINFNDNHSLNGGRAAGYTVFGQLTLGEEVLEKMAKVPTGMNLTMRARDVPKQDIILQSVRRLDPDAADSGSKTAQAYATAPVATVVKK